CATCTAGCGTACCCAAAAATGCGGTGTACACATTGGCCATGATACCCCGCGTAAAATCACCCCGGTAGGGTACAAAATTGATAGCCGCTTTAAAATCAGGCTCCAGTTGAGTCAGGCTTTGGCGAATTTCGGCCAGATGCTGGTGGGTGAACGCTTTATAGATCGATACGTTGTTATTCCGCCAGGTAAAGCCCGTTGTGGGTACCAGGGCTTGTCCGGCTCCGGTGCTGCCCGTAATGGCGCTCACCTGTACCGCATCAGTTAATTTACCCGCTTTGGCTAATGGCAATAAAGCCAGTTGGATGCTCGTCGCAAAGCAGCCGGGGTTGGCAATCCGGGTCGCTTCCTGAATCCGTTCGCGTTGTAGTTCGGGCAGTCCGTACACAAAATCGTCGTGTTCGTCACGAAAGTCGGCGCTAAGGTCAATCACCATCACATCGTCGGATACCTCATGATCGGCCATAAAGGTCGCCGACGCCCCATGCCCCGAACAGAGAAATACGGCATCCAATCCTTCCTGCGCCACTAGCTCAGTTGTTTCGGCACCTGAAAAAGTAAGATCAGTATCGCCCAGCAGATCGGTATGGGTTGACCAGACAGGTTTGCCAGCCTGGCTTTTGCTATGTACAAACGCGACATTAACAAAGGGGTGGTTAATCAAAATACGCAGCAGTTCGCCACCTGTGTAGCCTGCTCCGCCAATAATACCAACGTTAATTTTTTCCATTATGAAAAGGATTGGAACACAAAGGGACACGGAGATTCACTGAGGTATTATTGCTATAAGGCTGTTCAAGCTTTATAAAAAGGCTCCTAATAGAGTACGTTTTGTCATTCCGACGCAGGAGGAATCTCAAGGTCTCCAAACACTCAGGTAGGAATACCTTGAGATTCCTCCTGCGTCGGAATGACAAAACACGCTATTCAAAGTCTCGTTAAAATGGCAACAGCTTCAGCGTGAAGCTTTCTCAACGAATCTCCGGTTTTCTCCGTGTATCTCTGTATCATAGCTAGTTAACCTATTATCCCCCGAAACCATTCCACAGCCCGATCAATTACGCCAGCATCAAACGTAGTGACGTATTCGCTGGAGAAGCCAGGCCGATCGAGGGTAAGGTATCGGCTCGGTTCATGATTGTGAATGACCAGCGTTGGCTGGCTCGAAATGGGGAAAAACTGAATACCCATACCACGTTTCTGAAACGAAAGCGTAGGACACCCCAGGCAGCACAGGTGCATCGGTAACGAATCGAGCGTAAACGCAGCCTTTGCCTGTTCGCTCAGACTAGCCATATCTTGCAGGGTTAGCTTACCTACCGCCGATACCAGTCGGTCGGCAAAGGCAGGCTCTGCCGCCCGGACTTGCTCGTACAGGTTCGTCGTGAACGCTTTCTGGCCGCCAAAAACTATTGGAGAGGTGCTTTCCTGCAACAACCGGACAGCCAGTTCACTCCAGTATTCCAGCGGCAACATCCGCACTTCATCGCCCGATTCCGGGAAAATCAAAATAGGCTTTTGAGTTGGCACCGATCGATCCAGTTTACTCCATAATTGATCTGGCGATTCGGCTGGATGCACGAAATAAGGCTTTACGGTGCGCAGATCGGCTTCGATGCCCATCGGCTTGAGCAGTTTCAGAATCAGATCGAAGTTATGCACCTCTTCGTCGGGCATAAAAAACTCGTCGTCGAGCAAGCCCCCGAAGCCACGGGTGCCATAGCCGATTTTACGTTTAACCTTCAGATACGGCAGTACAAAATGCATGGGCGAATCCGAAAACCGTACATCGATCGAAAAATCATAGACCGTATCGTGCAACGTTGCGGTGGCGGATTTGGCGGTCTGGTAAAACTCCTGCCATTTGCCCCATGTCGACAACGGTCGCCGGTTGGTATTCGGGTGGTTCAGATGAATGACCCGTCGGATGTAGGGATTTCCCTTCCAGATCGGATCGCACCAACTTCCGGCCAGCACATCGATCTGTGCATTGGGATACCGTTGCCGGATCAGCGGGAAAATGTACGATACAATCAGCGCATCACCCAGATGTCCCGATGTCATCACCAGTATAAGGGGCGTATCCAGATTGGGCGACCCAAAATCCCGACGGGAATAGCTTCCCCGTGCATAGCCATCCACTACGACATCAAGCAGTTGCAGTGGATAGGCTACACTCCGGGGGGCGCAATATTTTCGGGCTTTACCGATCACTGGTTGTTGATTTTCTCATAGATCATCACCTGATTGGAGGCCACTTTCGAGAAGCCCCGCACATCGTCTCCGGTCCAGGCATTGTTCATTTCGCCATACGAACCAAACGTCGACGACATCAGATCATGCTCCGACTCAATGCCCAGCACCTGGAAACGGTGAGGAGCCAGCAGTACGTGTACCTTACCCGACACATGCGCCTGCGTATCGGCCAGGAAGGTTTCGATGTTGCGCATCACCGGGTCCATAAACTGGCCTTCGTGCAGCATGGTGCCGTACCAGTTGGCCAGTTGCTCTTTCCAGTATAGTTGCCACTTACCCAGTACGTGTTTTTCGAGCGTGTGGTGCGCCTTGATCAGAATCAGCGGAGCGGGAGCTTCGAAACCGACGCGGCCTTTGATGCCGATAATGGTGTCGCCTACGTGTATGTCGCGCCCAATGCCAAACGGCCCGGCGAGTTCGGTGATCTTGCGGATAGCATCGACCGAATTGGGGTACATTTCCGAGAACGTAGCCCCCGAAACACCCCGAATTTCGCCATGCTGGAAGGTCAGCGTAATGGTTTCAGGCTCGGTTTTGGTGATCTGGGTAGGCCAGGCCGCTTCGGGCAGGAACTGATCGGACGTCAGGGTTTCCTTACCGCCAACCGACGTACCCCACAAACCTTTGTTGATCGAGTAAGCCGCTTTGTGCCACTCCTGATCCACCCCTTTCGACTTGAGGTATTCGATTTCGGCTTCCCGCGACAGCCGCAGGTCGCGAATGGGCGTGATGATTTCGGCGTCGGGCGCTATGATCCGAAACGCCATGTCGAACCGCACCTGATCGTTACCGGCTCCAGTGCTGCCATGAGCAATAGCCGACGCACCGATTTCGCGGGCATACTCGGCCGCAGCGATGGCCTGAAAAATCCGTTCGGCACTCACGCTAAGCGGGTAGGTGTTGTTTTTCAGAACGTTACCAAACACCAGAAACTTCAGACATTGCTGGTAGTAATCGTCGGTTTTCGAAATCGTCTTATGCGATTTCACGCCCAGCGAATACGCCCGCTCCTCAATGGCTTTGAGTTCGGCATCCGAAAAACCGCCCGTATCGACCAGTACAGAATACACATCCATACCCCGGTCTTCGGACAGATATTTAACGCAGAAGGAGGTATCCAGACCTCCACTAAAGGCAAGAACTACTTTTTGAGACATCGGCAAAAAGATAACGGGTTACTAACCGCCCGATTATCAGTCTAGTTTTGGAGGGGCAAATATCGGGCTTGTTCCCGAAAAACCCGACTTAATTTCTATCCTTTCGTTAGTAGTGGCATACCATTACATCAGTAGTACTCGCAACAAACCACTTAACACCCAACCAGAACACATTAATCCGATTCCAAACCAGTTGACAGCGATATTAAGCTATTGTTAGTGTATAGGATATATAAAATCCGCTATACACTAGTCCCCTGTTAGTAAGCCTAACTTTAAAATAATCAATCTAGCAACCCTTTCAGGCTTCTGTTTAACGTACGGATTGTAATGCCGAGATAAGAAGCCATTTCTTCTTTTGACAGTTTAAGGCCATGTTTCGCCTGCAGTTCCAGCAACTTTTTCAAGCTATGTTCTACTGTATAAAGTTGTTGAAACGATGCACGGATGGATGTGTTAATAATTCGCCCGGCAAATGTATTTAACAGCAAATGATTCAACTGTAAATCAGTTTGTAGTAAGTGAAAAAAATATGGAGTTGAAAAGGCAAATACCGACGTATCGGTTATGGCATCTACACTGCATAAGCAGGTGATTGCTCTTATACTCTCTATTTCGCCAACGATTTCGCCTGTTCCCAGAAATTCAACAATGTACTCTTTGTCATTCTCTTCACTGAGATAACATTTTGTAATGCCTTCCTTTATCAACATCACTTTGGTAGCCGCTTCGCCCTGCCTCAACAGATTTTGCCCCTTTCTAAACTGTTTTACGATAATTTCTTCTTTGTGCTGCTTTTCGTAAAGCGTTTCGATGTATTCTAAAAACGTCTGATTGGTGCGTACCATAAAATCTGTACGGTGAGACAAATGTCCTTTTTTTTGTTTTGCTCCCTGCTCACTTTTGCCCACCGAATATAGACAATATGCTAAAAGATACCATCACCACCGTAGTCTTTGATGCCGACGACACGCTGTGGATAAACGAACCTTATTTCCAGGAAGCCGAAAAGCTATTTTGCGAACTGATGGAAGATTACCTGCCACAGCACTCAACAGCTCAGGAACTGTTTAAAACCGAAATGCAAAACCTCTCTTTGTATGGATACGGAGTAAAAGGTTTTATGCTTTGCATGGTAGAAACAGCAATCCGGATTACAAACGGGAATGCCAATATAGACCTGGCAGAAAAGGTAATCCAGATAGGGAAGGTACTATTGCAGAAACCAATTGAATTGTTGCCAGGCGTTGTTGAAACCTTGAAACAACTGCAAGGGAAGTTTCGATTGGTAGTGGCAACAAAAGGAGATTTACTCGACCAGGAAAATAAACTTAAACAATCAGGGTTAGAGCCATACTTCCACCATATTGAAATTATGAGTGATAAGCAAGTTGGCAACTATCAAAAGCTTATCAAACACCTCGATTGCAAGGCTGAAAACTTCCTTATGCTGGGCAACTCTATTAAATCAGACATCCTCCCTGTACTGGAACTTGGCGGCTTTGCTGCGCACACTCCTTATCACGTTACTTGGCAGCACGAACGCTACGAAGCAAGAGTGGAACACGAGCGCTTTTTTGAACTACAATCCATAAATGAAATCCTTACCTACCTGTTGTAGTGATGAAAAAAAGTATTAATGTTAACGACTGGAACAGGAAAGAACACTATCTTTTTTTCTCCAAATTTGAAGAGCCATTCTTTGGCGTCACTATATCTGTTAATTGCACAATTGCTTACCAACAGGCAAAATCCAAAAACATTTCATTCTTTCTCTACTACCTGTACCGAGCTCTGAGAGCAGCCAATGAAGTAGAAAATTTCCGCTACCGGATTTATAAAAACGAAGTGTATATATACGACAGTATACAAGCATCGACAACTGTTAATCGCCCAAACGGAACTTTTGGCTTCTCGTATATTGATTATATAGAGAATGAACATGAGTTTTACGAAAGTGCCCGTGTGGAAATGGAAAAGGTTCGACAGGCAAGTGGTTTACTGCCAGCCGTTTCAGGAGAAAATGTAATTCATTTTTCAGTGCTTCCATGGCTGAATTTTACAAGTCTATCTCACGCCAGAAGTTTTTCTTTTTCTGATAGTTCTCCAAAAATATCTTTTGGAAAAATGATAGAGCAAGGCCCGTTAAAATCGATGCCTGTTTCAATACATGCGCATCATGGTCTGATGGATGGTTATCATGTTGGGCTATTTGCAGACATTTTTCAGGAGATGCTTGATAAAAAGTAGTACTGCCTTCTACCGGTAACAAATGTATTTGTAAAAGCGTGGCTTGACCAGCAGCAACTATATAGCATTAATTCTTATCACCTTTTATGGCCAGCTCGGCCTGAAGCATTTAGTAATTGTTCTTATTTTCAGCATCAGTTTTTTAATTTGGTATTTGTATCAGGCTAGCATTCCCCTATTCCCATGCCATCATAAATGCTTTACTATTAGTTAACAGGTGATTCGACCGCAAACAGAAGCAAAATGCTGAATAATATTTCAACATCTTTCCCGATATTGACTAGTAAACGATTGACACTTCGACAACCTTTGGAAAGTGATGCGCAGCACCTATTTTTACTTCGGTCTGACATTAGTGTAAATAAATATCTCGACCGTCAGCCAACCGAAACTGTAGAAGAAGTAGTAAGCTTTATTAGAAAAGTAAATGAAAACTTTAAAAATGGCACGGGTATTTATTGGGTGATTATACAAGCAGGAAACGAAAAGGTTATCGGTGCAATTTGCCTTTTTAATTTCTCATACGAACTTAAAAAGTGTGAAATCGGGTACGAGCTTCTATCCAATTATCAAGGCAAAGGGATAATGAATGAGGCATTAAAGAAAATCATTGGATTCACTTTTAAGACACTGAAATTTGAGACAATTGACGCTTTTGTTCATAAAGGCAATCAGCGTTCAACTAAGCTTCTTCGCAAGTTAAATTTCAAGGAAATGATAGGTATTGAAGAGGCTAGCTCTACCCTAGTACAATTCAGTTTGTCAAACTAAAGATTACTGGTTTGGATCAATAAAAGCCCACCTAGCTAACAAAGGTTTAGTAAAATTTAAAATGACGGAATACCACCCCATCAGTCATGTTTCAGCGCCCGTCGATAGCGAAAACCCGAATGTACAATTTCTGAAACTTGCTACATTTTATATAAATCACCCTAAGCTTAGGGGATTTTAAGGTTCACTCAACCACCCCTATTTTACTAGCTTCGCTGAGTAGGTTTGCTTAAACTACGCTTACTGTAGAAACACTGATCCTTACCAGAGCAATCTGCTATGAACAGACAACGCAAAACCTTGTTGCCAGTTATCACTTTCGGCGTTTTATCAATCTTGCAACTAAACGGCCTTACGGCGTTTGCCCAGGGACCCGGTCCGGGACAACGAATCCCCCTCCCTCCCATACCGCTAAAAGGCGATACGACCCATACCCTATCCAAACACTTCATACCAGCCGCTGCTGCTAAAAAAGCACCCGATTCTGAGGGATTTATTCAGCGCTGGCTGGTGCTGGAACCCGTGAAAAAAGATATTGTCAGGAATAATATTTTCACGGACAATTACCTCCGAACCACGTTTTCGACGGATAATTTTTCTAGTGATTATACCCTCGTCCCTAAAAATGGCGAAACGGTAAACGTGGGCAATCAGGCGCTGAAATGGTATGCGCTGGACAGCAAGGCGTTCAACTTTAATCTATACCATTTTACTTACGCCCTAAACAAGCCCAAATACGGAATCCTTGTCTGGCTAGTCACAGTGATCGACTGCCCGGAAGAAATCCCGAACGTCAGGATGGCGGCTGGGTGCAATTCGGGAAGCATGTGGTGGCTGAATGGTCAGGAAGCCCTGCTACTCTCCGGCGACCGGGATATGATTGCCGACAATGGCACCTCGGCGCGATTGACGCTTAAAAAGGGAAAGAACATCATCCGCGGGGCCGTCATAAACGGACCGGGAATGGCTAATTTCTGTATGCGTTTTTTAGATGAAAAAGGATCGCCCATCAAAAACCTCCGTATTAGTTACGAATAGCTCCTGTTTACGATTTGCTGCTTTACCCCTAAATCTCCTAAAAGGGACTTGGCTCCTTAGTAGACAAAGTCCCCTTTAGGAGATTTAGGGGTAAGGAAAGCTTAAACCACATTAGCACACATGAACACCATCCTGACTACCTTCTTCGCCTTATTGATAACCCAACCCGTAATTGCACAGATCGGGCGACCGTTTATCCATGATCCATCGACCGTCGCGGAATGCGAAGGCAAGTATTACACGTTTGGCACCGGTGGTGGTGGATTAATTTCCAATGATGGCTGGACATGGTATGGCGGTGGAGTGAGGCCCGGTGGTGGTGCCGCTCCTGATGTCCTCAAAATTGGGGATCGTTACCTGGTCGTATATGGAGCCACTGGTGGATCACCCAACCATAAAGGAGCGATTCTGACCATGTGGAACAAGACCCTGGACCCAAAGTCGCCTGATTTCAAGTATTCTGAACCAGTTGTTGTGGCTACGTCGGATGGTTATGAAGAGAACGATGCCATTGACCCCGGCCTGATGCTGGACCCAACGACCGGACGCCTTTGGATGACCTACGGCACCTATTTTGGCTACACGCGCCTGATCGAATTAGACCCCAAAACAGGTAAGCTCAAGGCTGGTAATAAACCCGTGGATGTAGCCATCGTCTGTGAGGCCAGCACGCTCGTCTACCGCGATGGTTGGTATTACCTGCTGGCCACGCATGGTAGTTGTTGCGATGGCGCCAACTCTACTTACAATGTGGTGGTGGGTCGATCCAGAAAAATAGCCGGCCCTTATCTCGATAATGTAGGGCGAAGTATGCTGCAAGGGGGTGGCAAAATGGTGGTGGCTACGCGTGGCGGATTAATCGGTCCTGGTCATTTTGGCCATATCGTTCTTGAGAACGGTGTTGAAAAAATGTCGATCCATTACGAAGCCGATTTGGCGCAGGGTGGTCGAAGCGTACTAGGCATATTGCCGGTGGTCTGGAAAGATGGCTGGCCGATTGCCGGAGAAAAATTTAAAGAAGGCACGTTTGAAATTGAATCCGTACGACGAGGCTATGCCTTAGAGCTGGCCGTTGATTTCACCCGAATGGCCGTTGGACCCCGGGGATTTGGCCAGCCCAACAATGACCCCATAAAGCCTGTTCCGGCTCAGCAGCTGGCCGATGTGCAGAAAAACTGGCCAACCGGCCCTATTCATCTACGAATAGGCGACTATATGTCGCGTCCCCATCAACAGTGGACGATTACCGATGCACCTGATAGCACCGGGTATTTAGGTGGCCCCTATTACAAGATTGCCCTGGCCGGAACCGATCGGGCTCTAGCGGCCACTGCCGATGCCGAAGTCATAACCGTACCGACCTTTACCGGCGCCCCCGAACAGTTATGGCGAATCGATCAATTGACGGATGGTGCTTATCGGATTATGCCGAAAATCGTACCGAATTCAGCAAAGAAGTTAGCGCTGGTATCCTCTGGCGACAGCACCCCTACATTAGCCGAATTTGATTTTAACAGCGATAATTCCAAGTGGAATTTCAGGACTCCCTAAACGGGGTGCAGAAACGCTGAACGTAGGAAAAACAAAAAATTAGTACGAACGGCATAAAAACGGCATACACCAGACGAACCATGATCTTACCGAAAGAACGCGATTCACGGTTTATTACCCTACGGCGTGGCGGTACGTTGACTGACTCCAACCATCAGCTGCTTGCGTTATGGGCCGCTGCCTGTGCCGAACACGTGCTTCATCTGTTTGAGCAAGTCAACCCTGAGGATGAGCGCCCACGGCAAGCTATCGAGTTGACACGGGCATGGGCAAACGGAGAAATAACCATGAAACAAGCGCACAATGCGGCTTTTGCGGCTAATGCGGCAGCTAAAGGTATGCCCGATGCAGCCCGGTTTGCAGCCCTGGCTGCCGGACAGGCCGTGGCTGTGGCCCACGTGGCCGCCCATGAACTTGGTGCGGCTGCCTACGCTATCAGAGCAATTAGAGAATCTGTTGACAAGAATGAGAAGGACAGAATAGGGCAAGCAGAATGTCAATGGCAGCGCGACCAGCTTCCAGCCAACATCCGTGAGCTTGTTCTCGATGACCAGGCCTTAAGGAATCATCTGTGCTGGTTTGTATTCGATTGTTGACTTGACATCAGCAGGAACTTGTAGCGAATGTTGGGGCTCGTCAATAACTAGGGCTACTCCTCAATTTTTATATTCCGCAATTCAATCCGTTCGGGGACTGTATCGAATCGCCAGCGTTCGCCATAAATGGATTCGTACCAGATTTGTACCCGAATATCCCCACGCCCAATGGCCTCATCGACCCAGCGCCCGACGTATTTATGGTCGATGTTGCAAAGTTCGATAGTCTGCCCCGGCGCGATAACCCGTTCGGGCCAAAGGTCAGCCTTAGTAACAGTATAACCTTCTACATCGGCTGGCTTTACCTCCCCTTTCGCCAGTTTCTCATCAACAATGATGCCGGCTATCCGTCGAAGGTCACTATACCGCTGCTTTTTATAGGTGATCTGCGTTTCTTTAACAATGGCAGGACCTACTCCATTATTCACAAAAATCATAGCGACTTGCCAGGCTTTATCTCCTCCGCTATCATTCAGATAGCTATCCATGATTGGCATGACCGATGCATACTGCTGGGTTCGTTGCAGATACGCCTGATAGAAGGTTATTCCAATGGCACAGAAGCTGGACACAACAGCCAGAATACTCAGATATGTATCGAGCGACACGACGACTTTACGGGTTGAACGGGGCATACTAATCACATTTTAATAGTTGTCTACACTCAGATAACCAGACGATTACAAGCAATAGCTTTTCCATAAGGCAGTATCTGGGCTCCC
This window of the Spirosoma aerolatum genome carries:
- the argC gene encoding N-acetyl-gamma-glutamyl-phosphate reductase: MEKINVGIIGGAGYTGGELLRILINHPFVNVAFVHSKSQAGKPVWSTHTDLLGDTDLTFSGAETTELVAQEGLDAVFLCSGHGASATFMADHEVSDDVMVIDLSADFRDEHDDFVYGLPELQRERIQEATRIANPGCFATSIQLALLPLAKAGKLTDAVQVSAITGSTGAGQALVPTTGFTWRNNNVSIYKAFTHQHLAEIRQSLTQLEPDFKAAINFVPYRGDFTRGIMANVYTAFLGTLDEAKLLYKAYYENHPFTHVSDTPVDVKQVVNTNKCLLHLEVHDGQLLITSVIDNLTKGASGQAVQNLNLVFGLPEDTGLRLKPVAF
- a CDS encoding glycosyltransferase family 9 protein; translated protein: MIGKARKYCAPRSVAYPLQLLDVVVDGYARGSYSRRDFGSPNLDTPLILVMTSGHLGDALIVSYIFPLIRQRYPNAQIDVLAGSWCDPIWKGNPYIRRVIHLNHPNTNRRPLSTWGKWQEFYQTAKSATATLHDTVYDFSIDVRFSDSPMHFVLPYLKVKRKIGYGTRGFGGLLDDEFFMPDEEVHNFDLILKLLKPMGIEADLRTVKPYFVHPAESPDQLWSKLDRSVPTQKPILIFPESGDEVRMLPLEYWSELAVRLLQESTSPIVFGGQKAFTTNLYEQVRAAEPAFADRLVSAVGKLTLQDMASLSEQAKAAFTLDSLPMHLCCLGCPTLSFQKRGMGIQFFPISSQPTLVIHNHEPSRYLTLDRPGFSSEYVTTFDAGVIDRAVEWFRGIIG
- a CDS encoding argininosuccinate synthase, encoding MSQKVVLAFSGGLDTSFCVKYLSEDRGMDVYSVLVDTGGFSDAELKAIEERAYSLGVKSHKTISKTDDYYQQCLKFLVFGNVLKNNTYPLSVSAERIFQAIAAAEYAREIGASAIAHGSTGAGNDQVRFDMAFRIIAPDAEIITPIRDLRLSREAEIEYLKSKGVDQEWHKAAYSINKGLWGTSVGGKETLTSDQFLPEAAWPTQITKTEPETITLTFQHGEIRGVSGATFSEMYPNSVDAIRKITELAGPFGIGRDIHVGDTIIGIKGRVGFEAPAPLILIKAHHTLEKHVLGKWQLYWKEQLANWYGTMLHEGQFMDPVMRNIETFLADTQAHVSGKVHVLLAPHRFQVLGIESEHDLMSSTFGSYGEMNNAWTGDDVRGFSKVASNQVMIYEKINNQ
- a CDS encoding Crp/Fnr family transcriptional regulator; translated protein: MVRTNQTFLEYIETLYEKQHKEEIIVKQFRKGQNLLRQGEAATKVMLIKEGITKCYLSEENDKEYIVEFLGTGEIVGEIESIRAITCLCSVDAITDTSVFAFSTPYFFHLLQTDLQLNHLLLNTFAGRIINTSIRASFQQLYTVEHSLKKLLELQAKHGLKLSKEEMASYLGITIRTLNRSLKGLLD
- a CDS encoding HAD family hydrolase produces the protein MLKDTITTVVFDADDTLWINEPYFQEAEKLFCELMEDYLPQHSTAQELFKTEMQNLSLYGYGVKGFMLCMVETAIRITNGNANIDLAEKVIQIGKVLLQKPIELLPGVVETLKQLQGKFRLVVATKGDLLDQENKLKQSGLEPYFHHIEIMSDKQVGNYQKLIKHLDCKAENFLMLGNSIKSDILPVLELGGFAAHTPYHVTWQHERYEARVEHERFFELQSINEILTYLL
- a CDS encoding chloramphenicol acetyltransferase; the protein is MKKSINVNDWNRKEHYLFFSKFEEPFFGVTISVNCTIAYQQAKSKNISFFLYYLYRALRAANEVENFRYRIYKNEVYIYDSIQASTTVNRPNGTFGFSYIDYIENEHEFYESARVEMEKVRQASGLLPAVSGENVIHFSVLPWLNFTSLSHARSFSFSDSSPKISFGKMIEQGPLKSMPVSIHAHHGLMDGYHVGLFADIFQEMLDKK
- a CDS encoding GNAT family N-acetyltransferase: MLNNISTSFPILTSKRLTLRQPLESDAQHLFLLRSDISVNKYLDRQPTETVEEVVSFIRKVNENFKNGTGIYWVIIQAGNEKVIGAICLFNFSYELKKCEIGYELLSNYQGKGIMNEALKKIIGFTFKTLKFETIDAFVHKGNQRSTKLLRKLNFKEMIGIEEASSTLVQFSLSN
- a CDS encoding acetylxylan esterase: MNRQRKTLLPVITFGVLSILQLNGLTAFAQGPGPGQRIPLPPIPLKGDTTHTLSKHFIPAAAAKKAPDSEGFIQRWLVLEPVKKDIVRNNIFTDNYLRTTFSTDNFSSDYTLVPKNGETVNVGNQALKWYALDSKAFNFNLYHFTYALNKPKYGILVWLVTVIDCPEEIPNVRMAAGCNSGSMWWLNGQEALLLSGDRDMIADNGTSARLTLKKGKNIIRGAVINGPGMANFCMRFLDEKGSPIKNLRISYE
- a CDS encoding family 43 glycosylhydrolase translates to MNTILTTFFALLITQPVIAQIGRPFIHDPSTVAECEGKYYTFGTGGGGLISNDGWTWYGGGVRPGGGAAPDVLKIGDRYLVVYGATGGSPNHKGAILTMWNKTLDPKSPDFKYSEPVVVATSDGYEENDAIDPGLMLDPTTGRLWMTYGTYFGYTRLIELDPKTGKLKAGNKPVDVAIVCEASTLVYRDGWYYLLATHGSCCDGANSTYNVVVGRSRKIAGPYLDNVGRSMLQGGGKMVVATRGGLIGPGHFGHIVLENGVEKMSIHYEADLAQGGRSVLGILPVVWKDGWPIAGEKFKEGTFEIESVRRGYALELAVDFTRMAVGPRGFGQPNNDPIKPVPAQQLADVQKNWPTGPIHLRIGDYMSRPHQQWTITDAPDSTGYLGGPYYKIALAGTDRALAATADAEVITVPTFTGAPEQLWRIDQLTDGAYRIMPKIVPNSAKKLALVSSGDSTPTLAEFDFNSDNSKWNFRTP
- a CDS encoding putative immunity protein, which gives rise to MILPKERDSRFITLRRGGTLTDSNHQLLALWAAACAEHVLHLFEQVNPEDERPRQAIELTRAWANGEITMKQAHNAAFAANAAAKGMPDAARFAALAAGQAVAVAHVAAHELGAAAYAIRAIRESVDKNEKDRIGQAECQWQRDQLPANIRELVLDDQALRNHLCWFVFDC